In a genomic window of Sinorhizobium meliloti:
- a CDS encoding xanthine dehydrogenase family protein molybdopterin-binding subunit yields MNSSPKTAATEVIVHPLKQPESLSAELSPELKLVQEALFKHVGKPIPRKEDGRLITGNGRFSDDFSLPGQTYAAIVRSPYPHARILGVDKAEALASPGVLLVLTGEDLRADCLKDIPHNPIPSTNFDMKLRARDGSKAFTGPHHLLPTDKARHVGEAVAIVVAETAAQAADGAEKVSVDWEELPYVTDTANAAEPGAPTIWDEVPDNVFIDTTFGDREGTDAAFAAADHVVKAQFHIHRVTAVTMEPRASLGHYDPETKRYTLYAGSGGAVRQKNELSKVLGIEPNELRVLSFDVGGNFGARNRVYVEFGLVLWASRKLARPVKYTATRSEAFLTDYQGRDLVTKVELALRKDGKFLAMRADNLSNVGGRAVSLSPLSKGSGLITGSYDIPYATLRARAVFSNTMCTQAYRSSGRPEVTYAIERLVELAADQLGFDKLELRRMNLIPPSAMPYTNAVGSVYDSGEYEKNMDRALELSEWATFDARKAEAAKRGKLLGRGFANYVESSIGTPKERAEIEIKDDGDIEVVIGTQPSGQGHETSFAQVVADMIQVPVEKVWIVLGDTDIVSVGGGSHSGRSMRHAGTVMAMASADLLAEGRKRAAELFGSAADEVGFEGGVFKLRDSNRTIDIFELGRGTRSTHGPLRVVRDNEMHTPVYPNGAAVCEVEVDRETGHVQIVRYSTIDDVGRCINPLIVHGQTHGGIAQGVGQAMWELCAIDQTSGQPLAGSLMDYGMPRSDNMPSFKCEIAEVISPTNPLGIKAGGEGGTTPALATVVNAVVDALQEFGVKDIQMPVTPANVWRAMNSGRKAS; encoded by the coding sequence ATGAATAGCTCGCCGAAGACCGCTGCAACCGAGGTTATCGTGCATCCGCTGAAGCAGCCGGAATCCCTTTCGGCCGAGCTTTCGCCAGAACTGAAGCTGGTACAAGAGGCTCTTTTCAAGCATGTCGGCAAGCCGATCCCGCGCAAGGAAGACGGTCGCCTTATTACCGGCAATGGCCGTTTTTCCGACGACTTCTCGCTGCCCGGCCAGACCTATGCGGCGATCGTTCGCTCGCCCTATCCGCATGCGCGCATCCTCGGCGTGGACAAGGCCGAAGCGCTGGCGAGCCCGGGCGTGCTGCTGGTGCTCACCGGCGAGGACTTGCGCGCCGACTGTCTCAAGGACATCCCGCACAACCCCATTCCCTCGACAAATTTCGACATGAAATTGCGGGCGAGGGACGGCAGCAAGGCGTTCACCGGTCCTCACCACCTGCTGCCAACCGACAAGGCACGGCATGTGGGCGAGGCGGTGGCGATCGTCGTAGCCGAAACTGCTGCGCAGGCCGCCGATGGTGCCGAGAAGGTCTCCGTAGACTGGGAGGAGCTCCCCTATGTCACCGACACGGCAAACGCGGCGGAGCCAGGCGCTCCGACTATCTGGGACGAGGTCCCTGATAATGTCTTTATCGACACGACCTTCGGCGACAGGGAGGGCACGGATGCAGCCTTCGCCGCGGCGGATCACGTGGTCAAGGCGCAATTCCATATCCATCGGGTCACGGCCGTGACCATGGAGCCGCGCGCTTCGCTTGGCCACTATGATCCGGAAACGAAGCGCTACACGCTATATGCCGGCAGCGGAGGCGCCGTTCGCCAGAAGAACGAGCTTTCCAAGGTGCTCGGCATCGAGCCGAACGAACTGCGCGTGCTCTCTTTCGACGTTGGCGGAAATTTTGGCGCCCGCAACCGCGTCTACGTTGAGTTTGGGCTGGTGCTGTGGGCGTCGCGTAAGCTCGCGCGGCCGGTGAAATATACAGCGACCCGCTCGGAAGCCTTTCTCACTGACTACCAAGGCCGCGATCTTGTGACCAAGGTCGAGCTGGCCCTTCGCAAGGACGGCAAGTTCCTGGCGATGCGCGCCGACAATCTGTCGAATGTCGGCGGCCGCGCCGTGTCGCTCTCTCCGCTCAGCAAGGGTTCGGGCCTGATCACCGGCTCTTACGACATTCCCTATGCGACGTTGCGCGCCCGCGCCGTCTTTAGCAACACGATGTGCACCCAGGCCTATCGGAGTTCCGGTCGGCCAGAGGTCACCTACGCGATCGAGCGGCTCGTTGAGCTTGCCGCAGACCAGTTAGGCTTCGACAAGCTGGAGCTACGCCGGATGAACCTCATCCCGCCTTCGGCAATGCCCTATACCAATGCCGTCGGCTCCGTCTACGACAGCGGCGAATACGAAAAAAACATGGACCGTGCGCTGGAACTCTCCGAGTGGGCGACATTCGATGCCCGCAAGGCGGAAGCTGCCAAGCGAGGCAAGCTGCTCGGCCGCGGCTTCGCCAACTATGTCGAGTCCTCGATCGGCACGCCGAAGGAACGCGCCGAGATCGAGATCAAGGACGACGGCGATATCGAGGTCGTCATCGGCACGCAGCCGAGCGGCCAGGGCCATGAGACGAGCTTCGCCCAGGTCGTCGCGGACATGATCCAAGTACCGGTCGAGAAAGTTTGGATCGTGCTCGGGGACACGGACATCGTGAGTGTTGGGGGCGGTTCGCACTCGGGGCGCTCGATGCGTCACGCCGGCACCGTCATGGCCATGGCATCGGCCGATCTCCTCGCCGAAGGACGAAAGCGGGCCGCCGAACTGTTCGGCTCAGCGGCCGACGAAGTCGGCTTTGAGGGTGGGGTCTTCAAGTTGCGCGATTCCAACCGGACGATCGACATCTTCGAGCTTGGACGCGGCACGCGCAGCACGCACGGGCCGCTGCGGGTCGTCAGGGACAACGAGATGCACACGCCTGTCTATCCGAACGGTGCTGCCGTCTGCGAAGTTGAGGTAGACCGTGAAACAGGGCACGTGCAGATCGTCCGCTATTCGACGATCGACGATGTCGGCCGCTGCATCAACCCGCTGATCGTTCACGGCCAGACCCATGGCGGCATCGCCCAGGGGGTTGGCCAAGCGATGTGGGAGCTCTGCGCCATCGACCAGACGAGCGGACAGCCGCTTGCCGGCTCGCTGATGGACTACGGCATGCCGCGTTCCGACAACATGCCGAGCTTCAAGTGCGAAATCGCCGAGGTGATTTCGCCGACCAATCCGCTCGGTATCAAGGCAGGTGGTGAGGGCGGCACGACGCCGGCCCTCGCAACCGTCGTCAATGCGGTGGTCGATGCGCTCCAGGAATTCGGCGTCAAGGACATCCAGATGCCAGTGACGCCGGCCAATGTCTGGCGTGCCATGAACAGCGGACGCAAGGCGTCTTGA
- a CDS encoding UbiD family decarboxylase, which translates to MKTFARKAPVDLQEHLHRLETLGLLTRIQVPIDKDTELHPLARWQFQGGLPDEQRRGFLFTDVKGAKGEKYDIPVAVGVLAASPAIYAAGLGVSEDEIGDVWVRAMEQPIDPVMVAEAPCQEVVITGDELEQEGKGLGSLPVPVSTPGFDSAPYFTATLCVTRDPENGIRNMGTYRAALKAENRLGVRMASRLSGAGGYQHWLKYQKMGKSMPCAIVIGCAPAVLFTGPQKLPIDQDELGVAGGLIGEPIRIVKCKTIDLEVPADAEIVIEGLIDPVLLEPEGPFGESHGHVALEDFNMSMQVTAITRKKKPILVSIVSQVTPSESSVLKRVAYEPLFLNHLKKVLNVKGIKRVVMHEPLTNIRKVIFLEFDRSAPQSEVWRGLQGAATLQAQCGKIVIAVSDDIDSRNADAVFWSLAYRANMIDDVHVTPYRSGGHGPKSGSKGAEGTLLIDATLKAAMPPLALPAEPYMVRARQIWEDLQLPRLTPQPPWHGYSLGDWTDVWTQFADDAVAGDWRKTGENTLARRKGGMKPETPTRDIEKSD; encoded by the coding sequence ATGAAAACATTCGCACGCAAGGCGCCGGTCGATCTGCAGGAGCACCTGCACAGGCTGGAGACCCTCGGTCTGCTCACCAGGATACAGGTGCCGATCGATAAGGATACCGAGTTGCATCCGCTGGCTCGCTGGCAGTTCCAGGGCGGACTTCCGGACGAGCAGCGCCGCGGCTTCCTTTTCACGGATGTGAAGGGCGCTAAAGGCGAGAAATACGATATCCCGGTCGCAGTCGGCGTTCTGGCGGCCTCGCCCGCGATCTATGCCGCAGGGCTCGGCGTCTCCGAGGATGAGATCGGCGACGTCTGGGTCAGGGCTATGGAACAACCAATCGACCCGGTGATGGTTGCGGAAGCGCCTTGCCAGGAGGTCGTGATCACCGGCGACGAGCTGGAGCAGGAAGGCAAGGGACTGGGATCGCTGCCGGTGCCGGTCTCCACGCCCGGCTTTGACAGCGCACCCTATTTCACCGCAACGCTTTGCGTGACCCGCGACCCGGAAAACGGCATCCGCAACATGGGCACATACCGAGCGGCGCTGAAGGCAGAAAACCGTCTTGGCGTGCGCATGGCAAGCCGCCTATCCGGCGCGGGGGGATATCAGCACTGGCTGAAGTACCAGAAGATGGGCAAGTCGATGCCTTGTGCCATCGTCATCGGCTGCGCGCCGGCCGTGCTTTTCACCGGTCCGCAAAAGCTGCCGATCGACCAGGATGAGCTCGGTGTGGCGGGCGGCCTGATCGGCGAACCGATCCGCATCGTCAAATGCAAGACGATCGATCTCGAAGTGCCCGCCGATGCGGAGATCGTCATCGAAGGCCTGATCGACCCGGTCCTGCTGGAGCCGGAAGGTCCCTTTGGCGAAAGCCACGGCCATGTCGCGCTCGAGGACTTCAACATGTCCATGCAGGTGACGGCGATCACCCGGAAGAAAAAGCCGATTCTCGTCTCGATCGTCTCGCAGGTCACGCCGAGCGAATCGAGCGTCCTCAAGCGTGTCGCCTACGAGCCGCTCTTCCTGAACCACCTGAAGAAGGTGCTGAACGTTAAGGGCATCAAGCGCGTGGTGATGCATGAGCCGCTTACCAACATCCGCAAGGTAATCTTTCTGGAGTTCGACCGTTCAGCACCGCAATCGGAAGTCTGGCGCGGGCTGCAGGGCGCCGCGACGCTGCAGGCCCAGTGCGGCAAGATCGTCATTGCCGTTTCCGACGACATCGACAGCCGCAACGCGGATGCCGTCTTCTGGTCGCTCGCCTACCGCGCCAATATGATCGACGACGTGCATGTCACGCCCTATCGTTCCGGCGGGCATGGGCCAAAATCCGGTTCCAAAGGCGCCGAAGGGACCTTGTTGATCGACGCGACGCTGAAGGCAGCGATGCCGCCGCTGGCCTTGCCCGCCGAGCCCTACATGGTCAGGGCGCGGCAGATCTGGGAAGATCTCCAGCTTCCCCGCCTCACCCCGCAGCCGCCATGGCATGGCTACTCCCTGGGCGACTGGACGGACGTTTGGACGCAATTCGCCGACGATGCCGTCGCCGGCGACTGGCGCAAGACGGGTGAAAATACCCTTGCCCGTCGCAAGGGTGGAATGAAACCGGAGACACCCACACGCGATATCGAAAAGAGCGACTGA
- a CDS encoding xanthine dehydrogenase family protein molybdopterin-binding subunit, whose protein sequence is MRFEDDALITGRGRYVNDLPADGEAAAVFVRSQTASGRIVLINIAAATEMPDVIAVIKGSDLKAAGLMPIQPRNRHPGPHGGEMRVPAFYPLAIDAVRYVGDPIAIVVAETRSAALAAAEAVVVEIEERPVVVDALDAVSPDAPRVWDEFPDNHCFTVKMGDKAGVDGAIASAQTVVRQRLRISRVVAAPIETRGAIASYDAVLDRYRLDLGTQAPHRISEDVASVLGVLPDKVRVVASDCGGSFGMKNAGYPEYPALLWAAKKTGRVLRWTSDRLESFQSDAHGRDMWADAALALDGDGMFLALDVHVRANLGAYLGPATLHPPVANLGGLAGVYRTPKIYAEVDGVFTNTQQTAPYRGAGRPEATYIIERMIDLAAYEIGFDRAELRRRNLVSKEAMPYSTGFIFTYDSGDFPGVLAKALELADWTGFEGRRTEAKARGKLRGIGIANPIEIAGGPIAKPNAEFARLEVSPEGKVRIHVGSMDSGQGHGTAFRQIVADRLGLEPQRMEIITGDTHEVPRGTGTFGSRTLAAAGGAIWAAADMMVESLKDKAAEQLEAHRADILFDKGEYRITGTDRTLSLAEVIARQAAPVSAENFISNKGATFPNGCHICEVEVDPDTGHMQLVAYSVVDDVGRVVNPLLLKGQITGGVAQGLGQALMENAVYDPDSGQLLSATFMDYAMPRACDMLEIEIADYSVPTEQNALGVKGAGEAGTVGALSAVISAVSDALRPLGIRHMDMPATPGRIWRCLQMRREEVVAR, encoded by the coding sequence TTGCGTTTCGAGGATGATGCGCTGATCACTGGCCGCGGCCGCTACGTGAACGACCTTCCCGCTGACGGCGAGGCCGCTGCGGTTTTCGTCCGTTCGCAGACGGCTTCGGGTCGAATAGTACTGATCAACATTGCAGCGGCGACCGAAATGCCGGACGTGATCGCCGTGATCAAAGGTTCGGATCTGAAGGCCGCAGGCCTGATGCCGATACAGCCGCGCAACAGGCATCCCGGGCCGCACGGTGGCGAGATGCGGGTGCCGGCCTTCTATCCGCTGGCGATCGACGCCGTTAGGTACGTCGGCGATCCGATCGCCATCGTGGTCGCGGAGACGAGATCGGCCGCGCTCGCCGCTGCCGAAGCGGTGGTTGTCGAAATCGAGGAGCGGCCGGTGGTGGTCGATGCGCTGGATGCAGTCTCCCCCGATGCGCCGCGTGTCTGGGACGAGTTTCCCGACAACCACTGCTTCACCGTCAAGATGGGCGACAAGGCCGGCGTAGATGGCGCAATTGCCTCTGCGCAGACCGTGGTGCGCCAGCGATTGAGGATTTCCCGTGTTGTTGCGGCTCCAATCGAGACGCGCGGCGCGATTGCATCATACGACGCCGTCCTCGACCGCTATCGGCTCGATCTCGGCACCCAGGCGCCGCACCGCATTTCCGAGGATGTAGCGTCGGTCCTGGGCGTCTTGCCGGACAAGGTCCGCGTGGTCGCCTCCGATTGCGGCGGCTCATTCGGCATGAAGAATGCCGGTTATCCCGAGTATCCGGCGCTTCTGTGGGCGGCGAAAAAGACCGGCCGCGTCCTGCGCTGGACCTCGGACCGGCTCGAATCCTTTCAGTCAGATGCGCATGGTCGCGACATGTGGGCGGATGCCGCCTTGGCGCTGGACGGCGACGGAATGTTCCTGGCGCTCGACGTGCATGTGCGCGCAAATCTGGGTGCCTATCTCGGTCCGGCGACCCTCCACCCGCCCGTCGCCAATCTTGGTGGACTGGCCGGCGTTTATCGCACCCCGAAAATCTACGCCGAGGTCGACGGCGTCTTCACCAATACTCAGCAAACCGCCCCTTACCGGGGCGCAGGACGTCCGGAAGCGACCTATATCATCGAGCGGATGATCGACCTAGCCGCCTACGAGATCGGCTTCGACCGCGCGGAGCTACGCAGGCGTAACCTCGTGTCGAAGGAAGCCATGCCCTATTCGACCGGCTTCATCTTCACCTACGATTCGGGCGACTTTCCCGGTGTTTTGGCGAAGGCACTTGAATTGGCCGACTGGACCGGGTTCGAGGGCCGCCGCACGGAGGCAAAAGCGCGCGGAAAGTTGCGCGGAATAGGAATCGCCAATCCGATCGAAATCGCCGGAGGTCCGATCGCCAAGCCCAATGCGGAATTCGCCCGCCTGGAAGTTTCCCCTGAAGGTAAGGTCCGAATCCATGTGGGTTCGATGGATAGTGGCCAAGGCCATGGCACCGCATTCCGGCAAATCGTCGCTGATCGCCTGGGCCTTGAGCCGCAAAGGATGGAAATCATCACGGGCGACACGCATGAAGTGCCGCGGGGGACCGGGACCTTCGGCTCTCGGACCCTGGCTGCCGCTGGCGGCGCCATCTGGGCGGCTGCCGACATGATGGTCGAGTCCTTGAAGGACAAAGCCGCCGAGCAGCTGGAGGCGCATAGGGCCGACATCCTCTTCGATAAAGGCGAATACCGCATCACAGGCACCGACCGGACGCTTTCCTTGGCGGAAGTCATTGCCAGGCAAGCCGCGCCGGTCTCGGCCGAGAACTTTATCAGCAACAAGGGCGCCACTTTCCCGAATGGCTGCCATATCTGCGAAGTGGAAGTCGACCCCGATACCGGACATATGCAGCTCGTTGCCTATTCGGTGGTCGATGACGTCGGCCGCGTCGTGAATCCCTTGCTCCTAAAGGGACAGATTACCGGCGGAGTGGCTCAGGGGCTGGGCCAAGCGTTGATGGAGAACGCCGTCTATGACCCGGATTCAGGTCAACTTCTTTCCGCGACATTCATGGATTACGCCATGCCGCGCGCCTGTGACATGCTTGAGATAGAGATCGCCGACTATTCCGTTCCCACCGAGCAGAACGCGCTTGGCGTGAAGGGTGCGGGCGAAGCGGGAACAGTTGGAGCGCTCTCGGCGGTAATCAGCGCCGTGTCCGACGCGTTGCGCCCTCTCGGTATCCGGCACATGGATATGCCAGCGACGCCTGGTCGGATCTGGCGCTGCTTGCAAATGCGGCGTGAAGAGGTGGTTGCGCGATGA
- a CDS encoding GntR family transcriptional regulator, whose product MANPLAEPLNPLIHEPAPLRNKIINSLRRAIETGVLEPGTRLVEKDLCEKLNVSRTSLREALRQLQAEGILTDLNNRGLTVVTVTRADAENIYRIRGVLEPLIVEQFVENAQDDELKALKAHSDVLKKAYLSGNAEEIVATKREFYDRICTGARNPIAFDLLKKLTLLTSPLRRSSVVRKERRSQSIAEIEAIVTAIVNRDKAAARTAAEKHVANSAVSAFSTAYDAS is encoded by the coding sequence ATGGCCAATCCCCTTGCAGAGCCACTTAATCCGCTTATCCATGAACCCGCTCCTTTGCGCAACAAGATCATCAACTCGCTGAGGAGGGCGATTGAAACCGGCGTGTTGGAGCCAGGCACCCGCCTCGTCGAGAAGGATCTGTGCGAGAAACTGAATGTCAGCCGCACGTCGTTGCGCGAGGCGCTCCGGCAGCTTCAGGCTGAGGGAATCCTTACCGACCTCAACAATCGCGGTTTGACGGTGGTGACCGTCACGCGCGCCGATGCGGAAAACATCTACCGTATTCGCGGTGTGTTGGAGCCGCTGATCGTCGAGCAGTTCGTGGAAAACGCCCAGGATGACGAGCTCAAGGCATTGAAAGCTCACAGTGACGTGCTGAAGAAGGCCTATCTCAGCGGCAACGCCGAGGAGATTGTCGCGACCAAGCGGGAGTTCTACGATCGCATTTGCACCGGTGCCCGCAATCCGATCGCCTTCGATCTCCTGAAGAAACTGACGCTTTTGACCTCGCCCCTGCGCCGCAGCTCCGTCGTGCGCAAGGAGCGCCGGAGCCAGAGCATTGCGGAAATCGAAGCGATCGTCACCGCGATCGTCAACCGCGACAAGGCGGCGGCCAGGACCGCGGCTGAGAAGCACGTCGCCAATTCGGCGGTCTCCGCCTTCAGCACCGCCTACGACGCGTCATAA
- a CDS encoding UbiX family flavin prenyltransferase, translated as MRRIIIAITGASGIIYGVRALQLLRELDDVETHAVISPSALRTAADEIDMTANEIRELADVLHNYRDIGAAISSGSFRTAGMLVAPCSVRTLSGIANCYNEELIVRAADVCLKERRRVVLLFRETPLHAGHIALMDQATRNGAIIMPPVPAFYSKPKTLDDMVTQTVGRALDLFDIHLPMVKRWKEGPDSPGQH; from the coding sequence ATGCGCCGCATCATCATTGCCATCACCGGAGCGTCCGGCATCATCTATGGCGTGCGAGCGCTGCAACTCCTCCGGGAACTCGACGACGTCGAAACACATGCGGTCATCTCGCCATCGGCCTTGCGCACGGCGGCCGACGAAATCGATATGACCGCGAATGAAATAAGGGAGCTGGCAGATGTTCTGCACAATTACCGTGATATCGGCGCGGCGATCTCGTCCGGCTCCTTCCGCACCGCTGGCATGCTCGTGGCCCCGTGTTCGGTCAGGACATTGAGTGGCATAGCGAATTGCTACAATGAAGAACTGATCGTGCGCGCCGCCGACGTCTGCCTCAAGGAACGCCGCCGCGTGGTTTTGCTCTTTCGCGAAACGCCTCTGCATGCCGGGCATATTGCGCTGATGGACCAGGCGACCCGCAACGGGGCAATCATCATGCCGCCGGTGCCCGCCTTCTACTCGAAGCCGAAGACGCTTGATGACATGGTCACGCAGACGGTCGGACGCGCGCTCGACCTCTTCGACATTCACCTGCCGATGGTTAAGCGCTGGAAGGAAGGCCCGGACTCTCCAGGCCAGCATTAG
- a CDS encoding TIGR02444 family protein, protein MTAERQRLWDFALGFYAASGVGEACLTLQDECGVDVPVLLFSAWLSKHSVALTEAELVRIDGVVADWRDEVVKPLRSVRRRLKSGPQPAPNHDTEALRNGLKGIELGSEKIEMAVLEAEGEALIAAGGAPVDAADNLALVLRHFHAAGPNPKTVEALAAIGEALAAF, encoded by the coding sequence ATGACGGCCGAAAGGCAGAGACTTTGGGACTTTGCGTTAGGTTTTTATGCCGCGTCAGGTGTCGGCGAAGCCTGCCTCACGCTGCAGGACGAATGCGGGGTCGATGTGCCAGTTCTGCTCTTCTCCGCCTGGCTGTCGAAGCATTCCGTCGCCCTAACGGAGGCCGAGCTCGTTCGCATCGACGGCGTTGTGGCAGATTGGCGCGATGAGGTCGTCAAGCCGTTACGCAGCGTTAGGCGACGGCTGAAGAGCGGCCCTCAGCCGGCTCCGAACCATGATACCGAGGCGCTGCGCAATGGTTTGAAAGGCATCGAACTCGGTTCCGAAAAGATCGAGATGGCAGTGCTCGAAGCGGAAGGCGAGGCCTTGATTGCGGCCGGGGGTGCTCCCGTCGATGCCGCTGACAATCTCGCTTTGGTGCTGCGGCACTTCCATGCCGCAGGTCCGAACCCGAAGACTGTGGAAGCACTCGCCGCCATCGGCGAGGCGCTTGCAGCTTTTTAG
- a CDS encoding Bug family tripartite tricarboxylate transporter substrate binding protein, giving the protein MKEAKLHHPGILLSKDPTPQGPRTKHNRLAVARYSSLSYSSTVTTCDIKGTVAGRQPREVPSMQKSIRLLTVAVTTACASILGAVSAEADAISDFYADKTVTILIGHPPGGSYDLYAQLIAQHFGKHIPGEPTVIVQGMPGGGGSLAAAHFYAKAPRDGTMVALLPESLAQDQVLEPKKSRWDVSEMHFIGRAADVTSVMMARKDSPVKSIEDSLKSEANVSCSGRTTSSAQTGAVLKSLIGSKFNMVCGYDSATASALAVFRGEADLTTTVWANWSVNYAQQLAAGDVVPVVQFSEKRLPELPNTPTAIELTDDPAKKQAIEFFGAGGDIGRALMTPPETPEDRVAALSAAFEKLMADPQFLADAKARSIPIAPITGKEVDAIANRIISTPAEVVATLKKAISDGFNN; this is encoded by the coding sequence TTGAAAGAGGCCAAGTTGCACCATCCGGGAATTTTGCTCTCCAAAGATCCGACGCCGCAAGGGCCCAGAACAAAACACAACCGCCTCGCTGTTGCGCGATATTCTTCTTTGTCATACAGTAGTACGGTCACAACATGTGATATTAAAGGGACGGTCGCCGGGAGGCAACCAAGGGAGGTACCATCGATGCAAAAATCCATTCGTTTGCTGACGGTCGCTGTGACCACGGCCTGCGCCAGCATCCTCGGCGCGGTATCGGCTGAGGCCGACGCAATTTCTGATTTTTATGCTGACAAGACCGTAACAATCCTGATCGGCCATCCCCCGGGTGGCTCTTACGATCTTTACGCGCAGCTCATTGCTCAGCATTTCGGTAAGCATATTCCCGGCGAGCCGACGGTGATCGTCCAGGGCATGCCGGGCGGCGGGGGCTCGCTCGCGGCCGCGCATTTCTATGCGAAAGCGCCGCGGGACGGTACGATGGTCGCTCTCCTGCCGGAATCGCTGGCGCAGGACCAAGTCCTCGAGCCGAAGAAGAGCCGCTGGGACGTTTCCGAGATGCACTTCATCGGCCGCGCGGCGGACGTCACCTCCGTGATGATGGCTCGCAAAGATTCGCCGGTGAAATCGATCGAAGACTCGCTGAAGTCCGAAGCTAACGTGAGCTGCTCCGGCCGCACGACTTCAAGTGCCCAGACGGGAGCGGTGCTGAAGTCGCTGATCGGCTCGAAGTTCAACATGGTCTGCGGCTATGACAGTGCAACGGCCAGCGCGCTCGCCGTGTTTCGCGGCGAGGCCGATCTGACGACCACCGTTTGGGCAAACTGGTCGGTAAACTATGCCCAGCAGCTCGCTGCCGGTGACGTCGTGCCGGTTGTCCAGTTCTCCGAAAAGCGCCTGCCCGAATTGCCGAACACACCGACCGCCATCGAGCTCACGGACGATCCGGCCAAGAAGCAGGCGATTGAGTTCTTCGGCGCAGGCGGCGATATCGGCCGCGCTCTAATGACGCCGCCGGAAACACCAGAAGACCGCGTCGCCGCCCTTTCTGCCGCCTTTGAAAAGCTGATGGCAGATCCGCAATTCCTGGCCGACGCTAAGGCCCGATCGATCCCGATCGCGCCCATAACGGGCAAGGAAGTGGACGCGATCGCCAACCGGATTATCTCTACACCCGCGGAAGTGGTCGCCACACTGAAGAAAGCAATCAGCGACGGCTTCAACAACTGA